A window from Candidatus Omnitrophota bacterium encodes these proteins:
- a CDS encoding F0F1 ATP synthase subunit gamma, whose protein sequence is MIPVGKLKSNLQFNKNLGDLIEVMKLAATLQFNQFRLKQEPSEDSVRFLEEILGILFSSGVKDGLLQPKENLPSLLLLISSDEGFLGELNFLLVNKLLSGRRQQDRIVCSGQQGANYLREIQIDFSFFDSPGEKIETQPLAKIRDYLLRQYFDRKVGRIYVVYSRFTNITQQQAEFEILLPLPLTPGASGKGLAHLLIEPDSREVIKGWIKCWLDFRLYQIFWSSKLAEFAARVMHLEGSVQELGKINSHLRMEYFKYLHGLSDKSVRELTAARLIGKER, encoded by the coding sequence ATGATACCCGTAGGAAAGTTAAAATCAAACCTGCAATTTAATAAAAACCTCGGGGATTTAATTGAGGTAATGAAGTTGGCGGCAACCCTGCAGTTTAACCAGTTCCGCCTGAAACAGGAGCCTTCCGAAGATTCTGTCCGGTTTTTGGAAGAGATCCTTGGCATATTGTTTTCTTCGGGGGTAAAAGATGGCTTGCTGCAGCCGAAGGAGAACCTGCCTTCGCTTTTGCTTTTGATAAGTTCCGACGAAGGATTTTTAGGCGAACTAAACTTTCTTCTGGTAAATAAGCTGCTTTCTGGCCGAAGGCAGCAGGATAGAATCGTCTGCTCAGGCCAGCAGGGGGCCAATTATCTAAGAGAGATCCAGATAGATTTTTCTTTTTTTGATTCACCGGGCGAAAAAATAGAAACTCAGCCATTGGCCAAGATAAGGGATTATCTCTTACGCCAGTATTTTGACCGTAAGGTCGGCAGGATTTATGTCGTTTATTCGCGTTTCACCAACATTACCCAGCAGCAGGCAGAGTTTGAAATCCTGCTGCCTTTGCCCCTAACTCCCGGTGCTTCCGGAAAGGGGCTGGCGCATCTTTTGATTGAGCCTGATTCTCGAGAGGTAATCAAAGGATGGATTAAATGCTGGTTGGATTTTCGCCTTTATCAAATATTCTGGTCAAGCAAGCTGGCGGAGTTTGCCGCCCGGGTTATGCATTTAGAAGGCAGCGTGCAGGAATTAGGCAAGATCAACAGCCATTTGCGCATGGAGTATTTTAAATACCTGCACGGTTTATCTGATAAATCAGTGCGTGAATTGACTGCGGCCCGGCTAATCGGGAAAGAAAGATAA
- the atpD gene encoding F0F1 ATP synthase subunit beta: MDSSGSLAKVVAVYGSVVDAQFASAGGMPPVGTMLNVCTSLGENIGLQIVEHRGDNICRCVALGFTYGVGRNMPIRLRENGIIVPRDLNQLYGRVLNALASPIDHKKELDTSDALSLKNISVNSKLEVDPDGGGKPQVISTGIKMIDLLFPLVKGSKSGLLGGAACGKTILILEIIHNIISYQSGTCIFAGVGERIREGNELYHEFLRADLLKRSILVFGQMNESPGMRFEAAHTAVALAELVLAQRKDVLFFMDNVFRFVQAGSELATLLGRIPSEGGYQSTLTSEISQLHEKIRSEKSASITAIEAVYVPADDMTDPAVVAIFAHMDSLIVLSRSLVQRGLYPAIDPLQSSANSLTPAIVGRRHFDVAQDVLRHFRRYDELERIVSIIGKEELAPEEKIIFDRAKKMQNFLSQPFFTAEDYTGRPGAFVSLEDTISGCERIISGELDKVDESRLYCIGKLES, translated from the coding sequence ATGGATTCCTCTGGTTCTTTAGCGAAAGTAGTTGCGGTTTATGGCTCAGTGGTGGACGCGCAGTTTGCCTCCGCAGGAGGTATGCCGCCAGTGGGCACGATGCTTAATGTTTGCACGAGCCTGGGTGAGAATATTGGTTTACAGATAGTTGAGCACCGGGGGGATAATATCTGCCGTTGCGTGGCATTAGGATTTACTTACGGGGTAGGCAGGAATATGCCCATCCGCCTGCGGGAAAACGGGATAATTGTTCCGCGGGATTTAAATCAACTTTACGGCCGGGTGCTGAATGCTTTGGCCAGCCCCATTGACCACAAAAAAGAACTTGACACCAGCGATGCCCTGTCTTTAAAAAATATATCCGTAAATTCTAAATTAGAGGTTGATCCGGATGGCGGAGGAAAGCCCCAGGTAATTTCTACCGGGATAAAAATGATCGACCTTCTTTTCCCTCTGGTCAAGGGGTCTAAAAGCGGCTTGCTCGGAGGCGCTGCCTGCGGGAAAACCATCCTCATTTTGGAGATTATCCATAATATTATCAGTTATCAGAGCGGTACCTGCATTTTTGCCGGAGTCGGAGAGCGTATCCGCGAGGGCAATGAACTTTACCACGAATTCTTGCGCGCTGACCTGCTGAAGCGTTCCATCTTAGTTTTTGGCCAGATGAATGAATCTCCGGGTATGCGTTTTGAAGCAGCGCATACCGCCGTTGCCTTGGCGGAACTGGTATTAGCCCAGAGAAAAGACGTGCTTTTCTTTATGGATAATGTTTTTCGTTTTGTGCAGGCAGGCAGCGAATTGGCTACTCTTTTAGGAAGAATTCCGTCTGAGGGCGGATACCAGTCAACCTTGACCAGTGAAATAAGCCAATTACATGAAAAAATACGCTCGGAGAAAAGCGCCAGTATCACCGCTATTGAGGCGGTTTATGTGCCCGCCGATGACATGACGGATCCGGCGGTTGTGGCGATATTCGCGCATATGGATAGTTTGATTGTTCTTTCCCGCTCATTAGTACAGCGCGGGCTTTATCCGGCAATCGACCCTTTGCAATCGTCGGCAAATTCTTTAACTCCGGCAATCGTCGGCAGGAGGCATTTTGATGTTGCCCAGGATGTCCTGCGGCATTTCCGGCGCTACGATGAATTGGAGCGCATTGTTTCAATCATCGGTAAAGAGGAGCTTGCCCCCGAAGAGAAAATCATTTTTGACCGGGCAAAGAAAATGCAGAATTTTCTTTCCCAGCCGTTTTTTACCGCCGAAGATTATACCGGCAGGCCCGGCGCGTTTGTTTCATTAGAAGATACGATTTCCGGATGCGAACGCATAATCAGCGGGGAACTGGATAAGGTTGATGAGAGCCGCCTTTATTGCATAGGAAAACTGGAGAGCTAA
- a CDS encoding ATPase, T2SS/T4P/T4SS family produces the protein MSTNKLLGEMLVKRNCITQEQLDQVLKDSVCQEDMLGAILVNKGLLKEEDLLKALSEQFNLPFFARLKDAHISTEAIKAVPAKFVKHYGFMPISLEGEALTVAVFNPMDVWLAENIKLNLGFRVSRILTSRREVEAAIHKYYGAVAGTVDKIMEEKIGQGTKLAKDESVEDIEKNAGEASVIELVNQIISEAIKMRATDIHIEIYVDKVVLRYRIDGVLREMKMPQDAYYIEPAIVSRIKIMCHLDVVEHRIPQDGRAKVRLLDGQEVDLRVSILQGYFGENVVIRILPSQVLLDLDKIGFAPEDLKTIVKLLQKPHGIILITGPTGSGKTTTLYTCLSRLNRKEVKIISIEDPVEYAIEGITQIHVNPKVGLTFASALRSVLRHDPDIMMIGEIRDSETADLAIRSSLTGHLVFSTLHTNDSASGIARLMDMGIEPYLLASSVEVIIAQRLVRLLCPLCKGKGCESCSETGFKGRKPIYEIMLIDNEIRGMITEHKNAQDIKAKAREKGMRTLMENGMLLVQEGLTTKEEIMRVVELE, from the coding sequence ATGTCGACGAATAAATTATTAGGGGAGATGCTGGTAAAAAGAAATTGTATTACCCAGGAGCAGCTTGATCAGGTGCTTAAGGACTCTGTCTGCCAGGAGGATATGCTTGGGGCTATTCTGGTGAACAAGGGCCTGTTAAAAGAAGAGGATTTGCTCAAAGCGCTTTCTGAACAGTTCAATTTACCGTTTTTTGCCCGCTTAAAAGACGCCCATATCTCTACGGAGGCGATTAAAGCCGTGCCGGCAAAATTCGTCAAGCACTATGGTTTTATGCCGATTAGTTTGGAGGGTGAGGCTTTGACTGTGGCGGTATTTAATCCCATGGATGTTTGGCTGGCGGAAAATATCAAATTGAACCTGGGGTTTAGGGTCAGCCGGATTTTAACTTCCCGCCGCGAGGTGGAGGCGGCGATACATAAATATTACGGGGCAGTGGCCGGAACCGTCGATAAGATCATGGAAGAGAAGATCGGCCAGGGCACAAAGTTAGCCAAGGATGAGAGCGTTGAAGATATTGAAAAAAACGCGGGCGAAGCATCGGTGATCGAGCTGGTTAACCAGATAATCAGCGAGGCAATCAAGATGCGCGCCACGGATATCCATATTGAGATATACGTGGACAAGGTAGTCTTACGTTACCGTATTGACGGGGTCCTTCGGGAAATGAAGATGCCCCAGGACGCTTATTATATAGAGCCGGCGATTGTTTCGCGGATTAAAATTATGTGCCATTTGGATGTTGTCGAACACCGCATTCCGCAGGACGGCCGGGCAAAGGTGCGCTTGCTTGACGGGCAGGAAGTAGATTTAAGGGTTTCGATATTACAGGGGTATTTCGGAGAAAATGTGGTTATCCGGATCCTTCCTTCCCAGGTGTTGTTAGATTTAGATAAAATTGGGTTTGCCCCCGAAGATTTAAAAACGATCGTGAAGCTTTTGCAAAAACCGCACGGGATTATCTTAATTACCGGGCCTACCGGAAGCGGTAAGACCACCACGCTTTATACCTGTTTAAGCCGCCTGAACCGTAAGGAGGTAAAAATTATCAGTATTGAAGACCCGGTTGAATACGCCATTGAAGGGATAACCCAGATCCATGTTAATCCCAAGGTGGGCTTAACTTTTGCCAGCGCCTTGAGAAGCGTCTTAAGGCATGACCCGGATATTATGATGATCGGTGAGATTCGTGATTCTGAGACCGCCGACCTGGCAATCCGCTCATCCCTTACCGGGCATTTGGTTTTCTCCACCTTGCATACTAATGATTCTGCCAGTGGTATTGCCCGGCTTATGGATATGGGTATTGAGCCCTACCTTTTAGCTTCTTCGGTTGAGGTAATTATCGCCCAGCGCCTGGTGCGCCTGCTCTGCCCGTTGTGTAAAGGCAAGGGGTGCGAATCTTGCAGTGAGACGGGATTTAAAGGGAGAAAGCCGATATATGAAATTATGCTTATCGATAATGAAATCCGCGGGATGATTACCGAACATAAGAACGCCCAGGATATTAAGGCCAAAGCCAGGGAAAAAGGCATGCGCACGCTTATGGAGAATGGTATGCTTTTGGTCCAAGAAGGTTTAACGACTAAGGAAGAGATCATGCGCGTGGTGGAGTTGGAATAA
- a CDS encoding type II secretion system F family protein: MIFLYKAKKNLKEVVEGKIDGGSVEQVLEDLQAKGLVPISVEPLIGPPVSAAASAKTSPKPETVSNPIGKWGLKNLVLFTQKLYNLVNSRVELLSALRLLEKDCQNQTEKLLLSDIIKNIKDGVSFSNCLSRYPQYFPQFYVNIVHTGEATGKLKDSLIQLLDYLRRFEDLRTKVKQALAYPIFMTLVGVGTIFVMLTFVLPRLAGMFEDFQAQLPLPTLILLNIANFLKAYWVFVIGFIVILVFAFKVNGAGKESVFSRLKYHIPIAKDIVYKQSVANFSRSLSLLLQSGVNLLSALADAGPIIGNPVYVSQLEQVRRDISQGMPFSDSLAKFKIFPDFFVQMIRVGEEGGRLDSVLADIAESYEKEIEADLKVVSSLIEPAIILVLGLVIGAMVIAMLLPIFNMNSLVGG; encoded by the coding sequence ATGATATTTTTATATAAGGCTAAGAAAAACCTTAAGGAGGTTGTCGAGGGCAAAATCGACGGGGGCAGTGTCGAGCAGGTGCTTGAAGATCTGCAGGCAAAAGGGCTTGTGCCGATTTCCGTCGAGCCGTTAATCGGCCCGCCTGTTTCCGCAGCGGCATCCGCAAAAACTTCCCCCAAACCCGAAACAGTTTCCAACCCAATCGGGAAATGGGGTTTAAAAAACCTAGTTTTGTTCACCCAGAAACTTTACAATCTGGTTAATTCCCGCGTAGAGTTACTTAGCGCCTTAAGGCTTTTAGAAAAGGACTGCCAAAATCAGACCGAAAAATTATTACTTTCCGATATCATAAAGAATATTAAAGACGGTGTTTCATTTTCCAATTGCCTTAGCCGCTACCCGCAGTATTTCCCGCAATTTTACGTCAATATTGTCCACACCGGCGAGGCAACCGGCAAGCTCAAAGATTCCCTGATCCAACTTTTGGACTATCTGCGCCGGTTTGAAGATTTAAGGACCAAGGTAAAACAGGCGCTTGCTTATCCAATATTTATGACTTTGGTTGGCGTAGGCACGATATTTGTAATGCTTACTTTTGTCCTGCCGAGGCTGGCCGGGATGTTTGAAGATTTTCAGGCGCAGCTGCCCTTACCCACACTTATTTTACTCAATATCGCGAATTTCCTTAAAGCTTATTGGGTATTTGTAATCGGATTTATTGTTATTCTTGTCTTTGCGTTTAAGGTCAACGGCGCAGGCAAGGAAAGTGTTTTTAGCCGCCTGAAATATCATATTCCCATTGCCAAAGATATTGTTTATAAACAGTCGGTGGCCAACTTTTCCAGAAGTTTATCCCTGCTTTTGCAAAGCGGAGTGAACCTGCTTTCCGCCTTGGCCGACGCCGGTCCGATAATCGGCAATCCGGTTTATGTCAGCCAACTTGAACAGGTGCGCCGTGATATCAGCCAAGGCATGCCTTTTTCAGACTCCTTGGCCAAATTCAAAATCTTCCCGGATTTTTTTGTGCAGATGATCCGCGTCGGCGAAGAAGGCGGCAGGCTGGACAGCGTACTGGCGGATATCGCCGAGTCTTATGAAAAAGAGATTGAGGCAGATTTAAAGGTCGTCAGTTCCCTTATTGAACCGGCGATAATTTTGGTCCTGGGCCTGGTGATCGGGGCGATGGTTATTGCCATGCTCCTGCCGATATTTAATATGAACAGCCTTGTCGGTGGCTAA
- the gspG gene encoding type II secretion system major pseudopilin GspG — protein MKKVFAPLGIRQGFTLIELILVVIIIGILSAMVVPRLAGRSEQARAQAAKTDINSSIPLALDLYEMDMGHYPESLDYLRTRPAGDADNWHGPYLKKKPVDPWNKPYLYKAPGDHNQEGYDLSSAGKDGQPGTADDIVNWSE, from the coding sequence ATGAAAAAAGTTTTCGCTCCGTTAGGAATAAGACAAGGATTCACTTTGATTGAGTTAATACTGGTAGTAATTATTATCGGAATTTTGTCGGCGATGGTCGTGCCGCGGCTTGCCGGCCGCTCCGAGCAGGCGCGCGCGCAGGCGGCAAAAACAGATATTAATTCCAGCATCCCTCTTGCCCTGGATCTTTATGAAATGGATATGGGCCATTATCCCGAATCCCTGGATTACCTGAGGACGCGTCCGGCAGGGGACGCCGATAACTGGCATGGGCCATACTTAAAGAAGAAGCCGGTGGATCCCTGGAATAAGCCTTATCTATATAAAGCCCCGGGCGACCATAATCAGGAGGGCTATGATCTTTCTTCTGCCGGCAAGGATGGGCAACCCGGCACAGCAGATGATATTGTAAATTGGAGTGAATAA
- a CDS encoding prepilin-type N-terminal cleavage/methylation domain-containing protein: MNNLKGFAPSGFTLVEVMISVLILGVGLTLVANSYIVALRGVNSTANNIGALRLGREKLDELELLSLKDGLSASVTQDILKSPAKSYDYKQEIIEITQPKDLAKFLVQACLSLSWQEQNATKNVTFSTYLPRQKQ; encoded by the coding sequence GTGAATAATTTGAAAGGGTTCGCCCCTTCGGGGTTCACTTTAGTTGAGGTGATGATTAGCGTGCTGATACTGGGGGTTGGCTTGACCCTGGTAGCCAATTCTTATATCGTTGCCTTAAGGGGAGTAAACTCTACGGCTAACAATATCGGAGCTTTGCGCCTGGGGCGAGAAAAGTTGGATGAACTTGAGCTCTTAAGTTTAAAAGACGGCTTATCCGCTTCCGTTACCCAGGATATTTTAAAATCTCCTGCTAAAAGTTATGATTATAAACAGGAAATCATTGAAATAACCCAGCCAAAAGATTTGGCTAAATTCCTTGTACAGGCCTGCCTGAGCCTTAGTTGGCAGGAACAGAATGCCACAAAAAATGTCACTTTTTCCACATACCTGCCCAGGCAAAAACAATAA
- a CDS encoding prepilin-type N-terminal cleavage/methylation domain-containing protein, which produces MPQKMSLFPHTCPGKNNKLSAFTLVELLIAVSIFSVVSIAIYSTFSSGTSVLGRVKNIDFIQQRILLKTERFSRELRELPACRKQLFSGTKTKISFPGNPDYIPCRITYYFDSSSFCLMRVVDKLSQIITPEGKVDAQFKSKPAVFLSKIKEVKFSYLNLDLIKNEYNWIDEWRQDYLPVAVKLTVTSQTQEYVSTVFLPKA; this is translated from the coding sequence ATGCCACAAAAAATGTCACTTTTTCCACATACCTGCCCAGGCAAAAACAATAAACTAAGCGCTTTTACTTTAGTGGAACTGCTTATTGCGGTTTCTATATTTTCCGTCGTCAGCATCGCGATTTATTCGACTTTTAGTTCAGGAACTTCTGTTTTAGGCCGGGTAAAGAATATTGATTTTATCCAACAGAGGATTTTACTTAAAACCGAGAGATTTTCCAGGGAATTAAGAGAGCTTCCCGCCTGTAGAAAACAGCTGTTTTCGGGTACGAAAACAAAGATTAGTTTCCCCGGGAATCCAGATTATATCCCCTGCCGCATAACTTATTATTTTGACAGTTCCTCTTTTTGTCTTATGCGCGTAGTAGATAAACTCAGCCAGATCATTACGCCCGAGGGGAAAGTGGATGCGCAATTTAAATCAAAACCGGCGGTTTTTTTATCCAAGATTAAAGAAGTAAAATTTAGCTATCTTAATTTAGATCTGATTAAGAATGAATATAACTGGATAGATGAGTGGAGGCAGGATTATTTGCCTGTTGCTGTTAAATTGACTGTTACCAGCCAAACCCAAGAATATGTCTCGACAGTATTTTTACCTAAAGCGTAA
- a CDS encoding DUF3964 family protein, producing the protein MSRQYFYLKRKPQGNKKASILVLCLWAIMILSILGMGLTGLVFQEIRFARTYQRLSFSLPAARGALKTVFYLREKDATPTFDTFGELAEENEMALCGNNSYKYYFADKSNSADKSLAVTSQIIDESALINLNTASKDVLMRLPGMDEELAEKTVNSGLRPFSSINEVLLVEGMSRDNFILFKDLVTVYGAGKININTASKAVLLALGLDDQLVEAILRFRQEHKIINPDPVAIPQVLGYGFSSTDKILDDLRAFTFLSLKQEQDLLALVSILGVKSEYLRFNIIPYSGSRQGLHYSIVIHPASKKILSWNEQ; encoded by the coding sequence ATGTCTCGACAGTATTTTTACCTAAAGCGTAAGCCGCAAGGCAATAAGAAAGCAAGCATCCTGGTGCTCTGCCTCTGGGCAATAATGATCCTCTCCATATTGGGCATGGGCTTAACCGGATTGGTTTTTCAGGAGATACGGTTTGCCAGAACTTACCAACGATTAAGTTTCTCTTTGCCTGCCGCCAGAGGGGCGCTAAAAACAGTGTTCTACTTAAGAGAAAAAGACGCCACACCTACTTTTGATACCTTTGGGGAATTAGCCGAAGAAAATGAGATGGCTTTATGCGGGAACAACTCTTATAAATACTATTTTGCGGATAAAAGTAATTCGGCTGATAAAAGCCTGGCTGTTACCAGCCAGATTATCGATGAGAGCGCGTTGATTAATTTAAACACCGCTTCTAAGGACGTGCTGATGCGGCTGCCGGGGATGGATGAAGAGTTGGCGGAAAAAACAGTTAATTCCGGGTTGCGCCCTTTTAGCTCAATCAATGAAGTGCTTTTAGTTGAAGGCATGAGCCGCGATAATTTTATACTTTTTAAGGATTTGGTTACTGTGTATGGGGCAGGAAAAATAAACATTAATACCGCAAGCAAGGCAGTACTTTTAGCTTTAGGTTTAGATGACCAGCTGGTAGAGGCGATTTTGCGTTTTCGGCAAGAGCACAAAATCATCAATCCTGATCCGGTAGCTATTCCCCAAGTGCTGGGCTATGGTTTTTCCAGCACTGATAAGATACTTGATGATTTAAGGGCATTTACTTTTTTGAGTTTAAAGCAGGAGCAGGATCTCCTGGCGCTGGTTTCTATATTGGGTGTAAAATCAGAGTATCTGCGTTTTAATATTATCCCTTACTCCGGTAGCAGGCAGGGGCTGCACTATAGCATTGTTATCCATCCCGCAAGTAAGAAGATTCTCTCCTGGAACGAACAATAA
- a CDS encoding 2-dehydropantoate 2-reductase: MRIAIIGAGAIGCLVAAYLKEKGEEVTLVGRSGAVKVIRENGIVVSGVRGNFLAHIGISDTLNYVPDLAILATKTQDINSVLQDNSHLLQNSLLLTVQNGVRADNLVARYVPAEKVISSIVMFGATSLEPGKVVHNFEGSWVLGSFFNPNPSESLLSVSLVLDKAFPTIISKDIKGMKYLKIFVNANNCLPAIIGKSMQEVFSDLAISRISIAIWREAFRIIDYIGIDLVSLPGFPLENLTKLTAMPSELAAQVFSERMKNLSKEPLYGSILQSIMRGNLSEIDYINGEFVRLAEENNMPAPLNKILVEMVHQVEKNNRFFSKEDLIQKTRELI; encoded by the coding sequence ATGCGTATCGCCATCATTGGCGCCGGGGCCATCGGTTGTTTAGTTGCCGCTTATCTTAAGGAAAAGGGCGAAGAGGTAACCTTAGTCGGCCGCAGCGGGGCGGTCAAGGTGATCAGAGAAAACGGCATCGTTGTTTCGGGGGTCAGGGGCAATTTTCTGGCGCATATCGGTATTTCCGACACCCTAAATTATGTTCCGGATTTAGCCATCTTGGCTACTAAAACACAGGATATCAATTCTGTTTTGCAGGACAACTCCCATTTACTGCAGAATTCCCTCTTATTAACTGTGCAAAACGGCGTACGTGCGGATAACTTGGTTGCCCGATACGTCCCTGCGGAAAAGGTCATTTCCAGTATAGTTATGTTCGGGGCAACTAGCTTAGAGCCGGGCAAAGTAGTGCATAATTTTGAAGGCAGCTGGGTATTGGGGAGCTTCTTTAATCCCAATCCTTCCGAGTCCTTACTTTCCGTAAGCCTGGTTTTAGATAAGGCATTTCCGACAATAATAAGCAAAGACATAAAAGGGATGAAATATTTAAAGATTTTTGTCAATGCCAACAACTGCCTGCCGGCAATCATCGGCAAGAGTATGCAGGAGGTCTTTAGCGACCTGGCGATCAGCCGGATCAGTATTGCCATCTGGAGAGAAGCTTTCAGGATTATCGATTATATCGGGATAGATTTGGTTTCTCTCCCCGGATTCCCGCTGGAAAACCTTACCAAGCTTACGGCTATGCCCAGCGAGTTGGCAGCCCAGGTTTTTTCGGAGCGCATGAAAAACCTGAGCAAAGAACCGTTATACGGTTCGATATTGCAGAGTATAATGCGCGGTAACCTTTCGGAGATTGATTATATTAATGGCGAATTTGTGCGTCTGGCCGAAGAAAATAATATGCCGGCGCCTTTAAATAAGATTTTAGTGGAGATGGTGCATCAGGTGGAAAAGAATAACCGGTTTTTCAGCAAAGAAGATTTGATCCAAAAGACCAGGGAACTAATTTAG
- a CDS encoding TIGR04076 family protein produces the protein MKEVKTPFPRLKLTVTQVLGDCYHGYKSGDEIILEDFTHAPVHFCLGLAHALFPVIYALSFGAKFGFRDNQRSLLVTCPDGGKLEFKAEILDKQGKLEVVPRDPQHKGPNPKKMIIEVAEAKGKCAFGYKVGDKWETQGLKCIPGFCGAAFHTAFPALFALNFGAKFFFVPDPDSIDTVTCPDGGNIVFKVTRIGEKK, from the coding sequence ATGAAAGAAGTTAAAACCCCTTTTCCCCGCTTGAAACTTACCGTAACGCAAGTTTTAGGAGATTGTTACCACGGTTATAAGAGCGGCGATGAAATCATTTTAGAAGATTTTACCCATGCCCCGGTCCATTTCTGTTTGGGGCTGGCGCACGCGCTTTTTCCGGTAATCTATGCTTTAAGTTTTGGGGCAAAATTCGGGTTCCGCGATAACCAGCGTTCTTTGCTGGTGACCTGTCCCGACGGAGGAAAGCTGGAATTTAAAGCCGAAATTCTGGATAAGCAGGGCAAGCTTGAGGTTGTTCCAAGAGACCCCCAACATAAAGGGCCAAATCCTAAGAAGATGATTATTGAGGTAGCTGAGGCAAAAGGAAAATGCGCCTTTGGATATAAAGTCGGGGATAAATGGGAAACGCAGGGTTTAAAATGTATCCCGGGTTTTTGCGGGGCGGCATTCCACACGGCATTCCCGGCTTTGTTTGCTTTAAATTTTGGAGCCAAGTTTTTCTTTGTGCCGGATCCGGATTCAATTGATACGGTTACCTGTCCGGACGGGGGCAATATTGTTTTTAAGGTTACCAGAATTGGGGAGAAGAAATAA
- a CDS encoding beta-ketoacyl-[acyl-carrier-protein] synthase family protein — MAKRRVVITGIGVISPNGIGKHNAWEGFSSGKSGVRLVDGFDVSVFNTKIAAEVRDFDPFKLGLNHQEAMRMDRYVQFGVTAGKMAIEDSKLDFSQEDTRRIGVCLANAICGTKYMEEEFALVTEDGKKPINPAQVRPDLYDAAMFNTPSIEISARFGLKGICNTISTGCTAGTDSLGFGLESIQDGEQDVMICGAAEAPLTPITFGAFDVVNVLSVRNDEPQKASRPFDNKRDGFVLGEGAGILILEELNHALKRNAPIYCEVLGFGTSCNAFHMTDLPSDGRAMETCISLALKDAQVKPGEIDYINAHGSSTRMNDIFETNAYKAIFGQYAYKLPISSLKSMIGHPLAAANAIEMTMVSMIFEKNILPPTINQDEKDPQCDLYYIPNQAIQKKVNTIIKTSSGFSGIHSSLILRRFGG, encoded by the coding sequence ATGGCTAAACGCAGAGTAGTAATAACCGGTATAGGAGTAATCTCGCCTAATGGCATCGGTAAACATAACGCCTGGGAAGGTTTTTCCAGCGGAAAAAGCGGGGTGCGTTTAGTTGACGGCTTTGATGTTTCTGTTTTTAATACCAAGATTGCCGCCGAAGTCAGGGATTTTGACCCTTTTAAATTGGGTCTGAATCACCAGGAGGCCATGCGCATGGATCGCTATGTGCAGTTTGGAGTGACTGCCGGCAAGATGGCAATAGAGGACAGTAAATTAGATTTTTCCCAAGAAGATACCCGGCGTATCGGGGTTTGTTTAGCCAATGCCATCTGCGGGACAAAATATATGGAAGAGGAGTTTGCTTTAGTTACCGAGGACGGGAAAAAACCGATCAACCCGGCGCAGGTTAGGCCCGATCTCTATGACGCAGCGATGTTTAACACTCCTTCGATAGAAATCAGCGCGCGTTTTGGCTTAAAAGGGATTTGTAACACTATTTCTACGGGATGCACTGCCGGCACAGACTCATTGGGTTTTGGTTTAGAAAGCATTCAGGATGGGGAGCAGGATGTAATGATCTGCGGAGCTGCGGAAGCCCCGCTTACCCCGATTACCTTCGGCGCTTTTGATGTGGTCAATGTTTTATCCGTGCGTAATGATGAGCCGCAGAAAGCCTCGCGTCCTTTTGATAATAAGCGTGACGGATTTGTGCTCGGAGAAGGAGCGGGAATCTTAATTCTTGAAGAATTAAATCACGCCTTAAAACGCAATGCCCCGATTTATTGCGAAGTTTTAGGTTTTGGCACCAGCTGTAATGCCTTTCACATGACCGACCTGCCTTCTGACGGACGGGCGATGGAAACCTGCATCAGTTTGGCCTTAAAAGATGCGCAGGTCAAGCCCGGCGAGATTGATTATATCAACGCGCACGGCTCAAGCACGCGGATGAACGATATCTTTGAGACCAATGCTTACAAGGCAATTTTTGGCCAGTATGCTTATAAGCTGCCGATCAGTTCGCTTAAATCCATGATCGGCCATCCTCTGGCCGCGGCAAACGCCATTGAGATGACCATGGTCTCGATGATTTTTGAGAAAAATATCCTTCCTCCGACGATAAATCAGGATGAAAAAGATCCGCAGTGCGATTTGTATTATATTCCCAACCAGGCAATCCAGAAAAAAGTTAACACAATTATAAAAACCAGCAGCGGTTTTTCGGGGATACATTCTTCGCTTATTTTAAGAAGGTTCGGTGGATAA